CGGGGGCAACTCGCACTACCGGGCCGACCTCCTCTGGCTTTCCCGGCGCGGGCTCGACCGCGCCATCGAGGTCGACAGCTACGTGAAGCACTACGAGGGGCAACACCCGCGCTTTCGGGAGAGGGAACGGCCGGAGGACATCCTCACGCAGTCGCTCGCGGAGGTGCGCGCCCCTGCCGATCTCGCCGGGATCGTATCCCTGAGCTGGCGCTACCGGTCGCCGGAGCGCCGGGATTCCGTCTGGACCTACGTCCCGGCCTTGCGCCGAGTCCGGCAAGTCTCGCCGGCCAACCGCTCCGACGGTTTTCTCGGGTCCGACCTCACGCAGGACGACGGGCCTTACTTCGACGGCAAGGTCCAGGACTTCGAGTGGAAGCTCGTGGGAGAACAGGACCTGCTCGTTCTTTTCGACCGGCTTTCTTTCGAGGAGGAGGCGAACCTGCGTCGTCTTCCGGGCGGCGGCTGGCGGATGATCGTGCCCGGCAAGGCGCGTCTGGGTTTCCAGCTCCCCGACTGGCCCGGCGCCGCCTGGTGTCCCGTACAGGAGGTCCTGATCCGAAGACCCCACTGGGTCGTCGAGGCCCGGCCCAAGGACCCTTACTATCGGTTCGGAAAGCTCGTCTTCCGGTTCGACAAGGATCTTTTCCTGGGAAGTTACAGCTCGAAGTACGACTGGCAGGGCAACCTCGTGGCCTCCTATGCCGCGATCCGGACGAACATCGTTCGGGTGGCCCCCGGAGAGTTCTGGGGCTGGGTCGGAGGTGCCGTGGCGCTCGCGCTCGACTGGAAGCTCGACCGCGCGACCGCCGCGGGCATCGTCGCCGGGAAGAACGTCCCTGCCGACTCCCGGATTCCGCTACCCGGGAAGCTGTTCTCTCTCCAGAGACTTCTCGTGATGGGACGGTGAGCGTACTCGGGCCGAGCAGGCTCGGTCGACCAGGCGATAGAGGTTCACCGAGTCTCGGTTAACGACGGTGTCGAGACCCGGAATGGCCCCGGCCAGGGTTCCCTGCGCGTCCGTCTGCCTCCAGGCAGCACAGGAGAAGTTCGCGCCCTGCGTCGAGAACTCGATCTGCACTGGACGGTTCCTGCTTCGGCCGAAAAACGACGCCCGTCGCGCGCTCCGTAGTGAACACCGAGGGCGTCACGAGAATGTCGAAAGAGCGCAGTTGCAAACGCTGGACCTGCTCGGGATCGAAGGGGTCGTCATAATCGAGACCGAGACAGTCCTCTGGACGGGGCGGAGGTTGGAGGATCGCACGGAGGTTGATCGTGACGAGCCTCGCGACCTCGAAGCTCGCCGCTCCGGGGCCAGCAGCCACGGCGTCGCCGAGACACACTTCTCCCACGGGGCAATCCCCGTCCGAGGAACACTCCTCGCCGGAAATCGGGCACTTCCTCTTCGGAAGGCAAGCGTCTCCCGACGGGCAATCGAACGTCGAAAAGCAGGTGTTGCCCGCCGCTTCGCATTCCCGGAGCGGGTCCGAGATCGCAGGGTCTTCTTCCTCGTCTCCCTTGCTGTCCTGGGTAAGGAGCACGTCGTGCGCGGTCCCCCCGTCGCAGTCGATCGCTCCGCGAGAACCTTCGGCGAAAATCTTCGTACACAGCACGCTCCCGTCGATCAGCGGGAACCCCAGGATGACGTCCTGGTCCAGTACGAGCGGAGCCGTACAGGCCTCCTCTCCCGGAAGGTTCGGGTCGGGGCGACCCGCGCGCAAACGAATCGGGCCCGGCAAAAATCGCCCGGTCAACCAGACGTCGGCTTTCGTAATCGAACTCTCGAATGTGCTTCCCGGCCTTTCGACGGTGAACTCGCGAACTCCCAACTCCTCGCCCGGACCGAGGCAAACACAGCAGACGCACGAGCGGCCCTCCGAACAGGCCGGTCCGCCTGCCGCGTCGCACTCTTCCCCGACCTCTTCGTCCACCACCCCGTTACCGCAAAGCTTCGGCACCGGGGTCGCCGTCGGCAGGGGCGTGAACGCAATGTTGGGGCGCGCGAGATCGTCGTCGTCCGATCCGCAGCCCACAACAAAGCACAGGGCCAAAGCACCGAAAAGAATTTTGCGGCTCGCCAACATTTCCCGTCCCCTTGCGCTTCGAAACCGACCGGCCCCGAAAAGCCATCGGCGTGCGGTCAGTTCAACTGGTACGTCACACGGAAGGCAATCTGGTCCTTGTCGCGGAAAAAGCCCGGCCCCTTGTAGGCGCCCCCGATGTGCACGAGATCGGCCTTCAAAATCAGAGAGTCGGACCAGCGATACTCCAGGGTCGGATGAAATACATACGTCCCGCGAAGGTCCTGAACCCACGTGATCTGTGGAGTGAGCCGTCCGTGCAAGTAGTTCGTGAGAATCGTGGCCTGCCAGAAGGCCTCGTAGGGCTTGAGGTCGACGAAGTCGGGGGGCACCGGGGACCTTCCCAACTGGTCCGTCCCGGGTTTGCGGACACCCCCGAATTTGAAATCCCGGTGGCCGGTTTCGGAGAAGTTGTACTGCCCCACGTGCGAAACTACCATCGTGAAGCTGTTGGCCCGATTCAGTGGCCGGACGAAGAAAAATCGGTCGAACCCGATTTCGTACCGGAGAATGTCGGCTTTCGGGACGATGCCCGGATCGTTCACCGAATCGACAGCGGGCCGAACGATCGCGTCCCGGCGTGCGTCTTCGGCGGAGCAAGCACCCTTTTTCTCCTGCCCCGGCTCCGGCGGAGTGCAGCGAATGTTCAGGTTGAACTGAGGGATGAAGCCGGGCTCGTTCTCGAAGTATTCCGCCTCGAGCCGCAGGATTCCGTCGAGCGGCTCGAGGAAAAAGGTCCCCGCGAGACCGTAGACCGACGTGAGGTCGTGCACGACTTCGGTGATGAACAAGGGACTGCATCCCTGGCCGAAAAAGGGACCGCAGATCGTCTGATTGATTCGGGCCCCGTTGGTACCCGGCTTGACGTTCACCGGTGCGACGTGGCGAGGGACCGGAGCCTGCGGAAAGTGCGTGTAGAACCAGGCCTGCAGCGTGTAGGAACGGCGGAAGAGCGTCTCGAAACGAAAACCGTAGCGGCTGTTCGAGAACTTCCGTTCCGGAACGTGGTCGAAGAGGATGAACTGGTGGGTTTCGTTGGGAAAACCGCTGCTGAACTGCGGATCGCGGCCCCGGGTGGAGTAAGGACTCGCGGTCAAAATGGGCAAGATCCCCGTGTTCGTGTCGATGAAACCCGGCACCCAGTACGCTTCGACGAACCCGCTCGAGAAGGGCCCGAGAACGTCGAAAAGGCTGTAGCTCGCACGTACGGTCCAGAGCGGGATCCGGGCCTCGTCGAGATCCTGGAAGATTCCGGGGGCCGCGAGGGTCACGTCGAAGGGATTGTTCTGGTCGAGAAGGGCGATCGTGTCGGCTTCGCCCCACGAGATGGCTTGCTTGCCGATGCGGAGAAAGAAGGGCCCCTTCGAGTAGTTGAGGTAGAGTTCGTTGACGCGCACCTGCGAGGCGTAGATGTCGCGGGGACGCTTGAGTTCATGGTCGGGAAACAACTCTTCGAGAGAGTCCACGAAACATTCTCTCGGACGGCCCCGCACGAGCCCGTTCTCGTCGACCACCGTACAACCTTCCGGCAACCGGAGCTTTTCTCCCTCGAGAAACCACGCCCCTGCGGGCATGCACACACCGGAAGAGCAGTCCGATCCCGAAGAACACGGCTTTCCCTTGTCGGGGTTTCGCTCGGGATCGCCCGCGCAAATCCCGGCGTCGTAACGACGGAAATTCGGGTTGATCCGGGACTGCTGCTCGCCGAACTGGCTCGTCCCGTAGTCGTAAATCCCGTCGTAGAAACCCCAGGCCGTGAGCCGGAAGCCGAGGTCGTCCGGGGCGAGAAAGTCGAGAAACGTGCCGCGGAGATTCCGCGCGTAGCGGTTGAGCTTCACGTCGAGCTCGGGCAGGAAAAAGTTGCGGTGCTGGACGAGCTGCCCCTGGCGAACCTCGGGTTCCGTGTCGTTCTCTTCCCTCGAGAGTCCTTCCGGCAGATCCGTGTCTTCGAGGCGGATGGCAGCCTGGCTGTAGACCTTGGCCCGGAAGCTCACGCTCTGCTGGTCGTCGAGAAAAAGAGCCCTGGCCGGCACCACCCCGCCGAGAAGAAAAACCCCCGCCAAGAGCCACCCGAGGGAACGCAAGGAACGCATACCCGACCCCCCGTCTTTGGAGCGAGCGTTTGACCCGGAACGCGCTTGCGATCCGGACATCCAGCGCCACTCCGCGTCTTTTGCCACTCCCAGCCCCCGTAAAGCAAAAGCGTTGCGAGATTCGCGAGTTTTTAGTCTTCCCGGACTTCCGGTGTCAACCCCCGGATCCGGAAAACGACAAGGAAAACTCCCGCGCTTTCATCCCTCGGCCGGCAGCCGAGACAAAAACTCCTGCGCCTTCCGCGCGGCTTCACGCCCGGAGTACGCCGCGAGATCGACGATGCCTGCCGGCGCTTCGACCGTAGAACCGGCGAAGAAGAGACCCTCGACGCCCGGTACCTCCACCGAATGCCGCTCGACCGGGGCCCAGTACCAGCCCGTGACCTGAGGGCTCTCCACGTACTGGTAGGAAGACCACTCGATGCAATCTTCGAAGTCGACGTAGAAGCGGGAAAGGTAGCCGCGGGCTTCGTCGAGCTCGTGTTTCGCGTCTTCCCAGGGCAAAAGTCCATTCGCCCCGAGCTCCGGCCACCGGACCGTCGCCAACACCAGAAGGTGGCGCCCGGGCGGGGCACAGGCAGGGCTCGAAAGCGAAGTGATCTGAAAGCCCCCGAAATAGTCCCGGCCCTCGCCACGCAGGAGGCGATTCCAGCCCGGGAAATCCTCGGGACGGTCTTCCGCACGGATCCGAGGCAAACGGCGGAGCCCCGCTACCCAAGCCGCGAGCTCCGACCGATACCGGGTCAGGGCTCGAGCACGTTCCACCCAGGCCGCGGGGAAAGACTCCGCGGCCACCAGAGAAAACACCTCCCAGACCGGGTACGCCACCACGACGACCGGGGCTTCGACCTCCAGCACGAGATTGGCCTCGTCCACGGCAAGGGCCCCTCGGACCCTGCCGCGCTCCAGGAGAATCCGAACCGGCTTCCACCCCAGGAAGATCTCGCCGCCCGAGGTACGCACCGCTTCCGCCCAGGGTTCCACGAGCCCCTGCATTCCCCCGTAGCGCGGATGTGCCGCCACGAAGGGACCGGCCTTCGGAATGCGAAAGAACTGCATCCATCGTCCGGCGGAAGCCGTCTCGGGATGCCTGTGAAAGACGACGGCGACGAAACGAAGAGCGGCCTGCCGAACGGCAGGGTCGCGTTCGTTTCGCTCGAGCCACGACGGGAGGGTCTCCCCGATCGCGGACGCGACTTCCTCCGGCGTCGCGCGGGCCGCCCGGGAAAAGAGCGAAGCAAGCCCCGCCACGGAAGCCCGGGGACACCCCAGGATTTCTTCCGCCAAGGCAAAAAAACCGCTTCCCGCCCAGTCGCCCTCTCTCACGACACCCGCGTCCACCCGGTGCACCCGAAGCGGGCGGTCGATCTTGCGAAGCGGAATGTCCACGTCCAGCTCCGCTGCCGCTTGCGCGCCGTAGTACCAGGCGAACTGGCAATCCCCCACGTCGTGCCCTTCGCGGTGGCCGAAGTCGACCCAGTAACCCTCTCGGACCGGACTTCCGCCGAGCCTGCCTCCGACACGCGGAGCGTGCTCGAGAACGGCGACGCGCCTGCCTTGCCGGCAAAGATAGGCTGCGGCAACGAGCCCGCCCAGGGCGGAGCCGAGAATCACGGCGTCGACCCGTCGGTGCACGGAAAGCTCCGAAGACCGTTCTCCCCCGTTCGAGGATGCGCGGAAACGAACGCTCTGGTATGGGTGTTTCGTAAAGGAAGGAAGGGGTCGATGGCAAGTACGCGCTTTCTCGCATCCGGCCTGCCGGTGGCACTCGCCCTGTTCCTGGCATGCTTCGTCTCGGAAACTCCGGCCACGCTCACGCTGCCGAAGACACTCGACGATCTGGTGCGCGAATCGGACCTCATCTTCGTGGGCACCGTGGAAGAGGTTCGGTCGCAGTGGGCGGACCGGGAGAAGCAAAGCGTCGAGACGATCGTCTCGTTCCGGGTCCTGACAGCGCTGCGCGGAGCCGGGGGAGAAACGGTGGCTCTACGGTTCGCGGGAGGGGAGGTCGAGGGAATCCGGGAGGTCGTCGCCGGAGTGCCCGAATTCGAGCGGGGGCAACGCTACGTCGTGTTCGCTCGCGCGACCCGAGCCGTGAGCCCCCTCGTCGGTTTCGACCAGGGTTGTCTGCGAGTGGTCGGCTCGGAAGGGGAACTTTACGTGACGGACCTCGCAGGAAGGAAACTCCGCATCGCCGACGGGCGGCTCGTCCCTACGGCCACCGGCGATGCGACGGAGGCGCTGAGCCTCGAGGGGTTGCTTTCGGCCGTTCGCTCCCGTCTTTCCGAGGGACCGCGCCCGTGAAAGCCCTGGCAATCGCGGCTCTGCTCTTTCTTCTCGGGCTGGAAGAAGGCACTGCCTTCGAGCTCGAGAGGGTCAACGACGACCCGTGCAGCGGCGCGCAGAACCTTTTCTGGAACCCCGCGCGGGCGCGCCTGGACCCGACTCCGCTCTCTCCCCCCCGTTTCCAGGACCTCGCGTTCCAGGCCGCGTCGCGGTGGAACGAAAGCGTCTTCGTTTTCCGGTTCGACTCGGGGAGCGGAGCCTTCTGCGACATGCAGGACGGTGTGGTGGCCATGGGCTTCGATACGCGGAGCTGCGGGGGTGCGCCGCTCGGGGACGCAGTGGCCGTCACCGTGACGCGCTTCGAGAGCCGGACCGGAAAGCTCCTCGACGCCAACGTGATTTTCGACGCCGACGAGCCGGCCTTCGTCAACCCGAGCCTGTTTCTCGAAGTGGCGATGCACGAGCTCGGCCACGTGCTCGGGCTCGACCACTCGGATGCGTGCGGAAAGTCGGGCGAGGGTACCCTGATGAAAGCGCAGATTCCGCTGGGCGGACCTCGGCTCGACCGTCCTCAGGCGGACGACATCGCCGGCGTGAACTTCATCTACGGGGAGGCGTTCGGGGGAAGTCCCGAGCTGGGGGACGGCTCTTGCCGTGTCGCGCGCCGGGACGAAAGTCCCGCACCCTGGCCCTCGCTCTTCCTCCCCGGGGTGTTCGTCCTCCTCAGGAAGAAGGGCCGGAGGAACGTGCCTCCTCGCGCATGCGTCTACGGAGCTCCGCCGTGGCCTCCCAGTCGACCTCCAGGTCGAGCTCCTCGAGAGACCCCTTGAGGACGACGCCGTAGTCTCGGCGGGCCCCCTCCACCGAAACGTACTCGTCGAGGACGTCTTCCAGAACCTTTTGCGGATCCCGCTCGAGCGGGTCACCCCAGCCTCCGCCGCCCCCGTATCGGTATTCGTACCACTCGCCCGGCTCGTGGGGGACGTAGAAGGCCGTGGACTCGACTTCGTGCTCGAAGGGTCCACCGCAGCGGAGCTTCAGGCGATTCGGGGCACCCGGCTTTCCGCCTGCGATGCCGGGCATGGGGTATTTCTTACCGACGACGTACGTGTAGATCTGACAAGGCGCCAGGACCTGTTTCACGTAGAGGGAGCCGGGACACCCGCGCCACTTGCCCGCACCGCCCGTGTCCGTCGCGTAATCGCGGCTCAGGTGCCGGACGGGGAAAAGCGATTCGTTGATCTCCCCGGTCGCGCGGATGAGGTTCCCGAAGCTCACGTTCATCGCTCCCCAGCCGTCCTGGCCGTAGACCGCCCCGCAGTACGCCGCGAAGGTATCGACGGAATGGTCGATGAAAAGCTGGCCGGTGCGCGGGTTCACTCCGAAAATGACGGTGGGCATGCCCATCTTGTAGATCTGCGGGCAACAGCGCTCCGGGATGACCTTCTCGAGGGCCTTGGCGATGGCTTCGCCCACCTCGGTTCCAGGATGGTGGGTTCCCGCGGCAACGGAGCGGTCCGGCGGCGGGTTGAGGCAGCAACCCTCCGGCACGATCAGCCGGATGGAGTTGAAGAAACCCTCGTTCTTCGGGATGTCGGGGTCCATCATGCTCGCGAGCTGTGCCACGACGTAACCCCTCGTGTTCCCGAAGGTCGAGTACGCCTGGAGGTTGTCACGGGTGTCCGAGCCGGTGAAGTCCACCGTCAGGTTCTCGCCGTCGACGATCACTTTGCAGTGGATGTGGATGTCCTTGTTCCCCTTCGGATCGTGGTCCACGTAGACGTCGGACTCGTAAACCCCGTCGGGCCACCGGCGGACTTCTTCCTTGAAGCGCCGCTCGGCGTACTCGATCATGAAGTCGACGGCGGCTCGAACCGTCTCCGCGCCGTACCTCGCCAGGACCTCCTTGAGACGCCGAGCGCCGAGCTGGGCGGCACCCACCTGGGCTCGCAGATCCCCGAGGAAGGTCGGCGTTCGGTTGTTGACCTTCATGAAGTAGGTGATGTCTTTCCGTTCGACTCCCTTCTCGAAAATCTTGACGGCCGGGAATCGCACCCCCTCGGCCCAGATGTCGCGGGCGTCCACGTTGTAGCCGCCCGGCATACCGCCTCCGGTGTCCGCGTGGTGGCACTGGATCGAGGCGATCAGAACCAGCTCCCCCTCCCAGAACACGGGAGCGAAAATGTTGTAATCGGGCAAATGCCCTCCGCCGTGGTAGGGGTCGTTGGCCACGAGCACGTCGCCGTCGTAGAGTCCGTCGCGTCCGAAAAACTCGAGCGCGAAGCGCACGGGAAGAGTGGAACTCAGCATGAACTGGGGGATACCGACGCTCAGCGCCGCCAGGCATCCGCGCGCGTCGAGAATCGTCGCGTTGCGCTCGTTCGACTGATTCAGAATCGGCGTCGTGGCCGTGAGGCTCACGTGCGTGGCCATCTCGTAGGCGATGGTTTCCATCGCGCCGCGGATGATCTCGGCGGTGACGGGGTCGATCTTCTTTTTCGACCGGGGCGTCGCACCCGCCGCCCGTCTCTTTTTCGGCTTTTTCCTGAGCTCTTTCCGGATGGCCATCGCGATACCTCCGCTGCGGGCTCACCGCTCTCCCGGGTTCTCCGTCCGGCGGGGCCGGAACTTGGGGAGCGTCACCTCGTCGTTGACCTTCTCGAAAACGACCTCGACCGGCATCCCGATCTCGATCTCCGAGTTTTCCACTTCCACGAGGTTCGTGTGAAGCCGCGGACCTTCCTCGAGTTCGACGATCGCTACGTTGTAGGGAGCGTCCGGCTGGAAGGCCGGGTGCTGCGGGCGGTGAACGACGATGAAGCTGTAGACCGTCCCTCTACCGCTCGTCCTGACCCACTCGGCACGTTCGGAAAGGCAGCGGGGACAGAGGAGGGAGGGCGGAAAGCGTACGTGCCCGCAGTCCTGGCACTTCTGGAGCCGCAGCTCCTCCCGGCGCGCGGCCTCCCAGTACGGAGCGCTGTCTTCGGTCGGGCGGGGAAGCGGTTTTTCGAGTACGAACATGTGCCGGAGCCCTAACGCGCGAGCACCAAGGCACTGTAGCTTACCGTGGGAGGCGCTTCGTGGGGAGCGCCGCCGTAGCCCGTCACGAGACCCAACTCCGCGTTCGGCACCTGTCTCGGACCGCATTCTCCCCGAAGCTGCCGGACGGCCTCCCGGACGTGGCCGAATCCCGAGAGATGACCTTCCGAGAGGAGGCCTCCGGCCGTGTTCGAAGGGAGCCGTCCGCCGAAATCCAGGTTCCCCTCGAGGACGAAATCCGCGACTTCGTGCGGGGCGCAAAATCCGTAAGCCACGACGTCGTGGACGACTCGGGGGGTAAACGCGTCGTAGATCTGGGCGAACGAGAGATCGGTCGGACCCACACCCGCACTGCGGTAGACCTGCTCGGCCGCTTTTTTTCCGCCCCAGTGCGAATCGGACGCTCCCGCGGGGCGGATGATCTCCGAGGAGTGCGACTGCCCGGCCCCGAGAATTCGGACGGGCGGTTTCGCCAGGTCGCGGCCACGCTCGGTCGACGTGACGACGAACGCCCCGCCACCGTCCGTGTTGGGACAGCAGTCGAAGAGCCTGAGCGGCTCGACGACCCAACGCGACGCGAAGTAATCCTCGAGCGACATGGGCTTGCGCATCTGCGCCTCGGGGTTCTGCTGCGCGTGCCTCCTCCAGGTCACCGCGATCGTCCCGTAAACCTCGTCGGGGTAACCCCACTCGTACTGCTGTCGCCTCTTGAGGTGAGCCATGAAGGTCATGGCACCGACGTCTCCGTAGGGGACCTGGAACTCCGAACCGAAAAGGCGGAGCTCCACTCCCTGGGGCCAGTTCTGCGTGGCGAAGCAGCAGAGTACCGTCCGGCAATACCCGGCTTCGATCGCAGCGGCCGCGGTCTGGGCCATGGCACAGGCCGTGGCCCCACCGAGGTCCATCGTCGCACAGAACGTCGGCTCGATCCCGAGAAAAGACGCCACGCGGGAGGCCCAACCGTGCTGCTCTCCCATGACGGCGGGCATCAACACCAGAACTCCGTCGACCTCGTCGCGCCCGAGCCCTGCATCCTCCAGCGCCCGCTTGGCGGCCTCGAGCGTGAACCCCATGGTGCTCACCCCCTGGATCTTTCCGAACCTCGAGCAACCGACCCCTACGATCGAGTACTTCCCCGAAAACACCATGGTGAGGAACCGCCTGCCGCGGGGACGGACGCCGCCCGCGAGCACGAGCCACCCTCTAGAACAGACTCGCCCCTCGATCAAGCAATCGACCGAACACGGCCCCGCCACTCCGCGAGGAGCTCGTGCAGCGTCCGTTCCCACGGAACGGTCGGGCTCCATCCCAGGCTCCGAAGTGCCGCGTTGTCACCCACGAGCCAGGGAACGTCGACCTCACGGATCCTTTCGGTCGTGCTGCGGGATTCGAACGAGAGCCCAGCCAACGTGCGGAGGTCCGCGAGCACGTCGGAAATTCTTCGACCCGTCCCCGAGCAAACGTTGTACACCGCGCCTCTGGTGCCCCGTTCCCAGATCTTCCAGTAAGCCGAAACGGCGTCTCGAACGTCGAGAAAGTCGCGCACGATCTCCACGTTGCCGACTTCGAGAACCTGGCGGCGCCCCTCCTCGATTTCGGCGACCTGCCGGGCCAGGTCCGAGCAAACGAAGCGGCTCGGTTGCCCGGGCCCGGTGTGGTTGAAAGGTCGCGCCCTCACGACATCGAGGCCGTAACCGTCGGCCGCCTGCGCGGCGAGAATCTCGCCCGCGGCTTTGCTCGCTCCGTAAAGCGTGACGGGGCGAAGCGGGCAGCGCTCGTCGAGCGGCTCGAGCCGGTCCGGACGGCCGTACACCTCGGCCGAGCTCACGACGAGCACGCGACACTCCGCGCCCAGACTACGCGCCGAGAGAAGCACGCGGAGCGTCCCGAGGGCGTTGACCTCGAACACCCCCACCGGGTCTTCCTCTCCCCGACGCACCGAGCTTTCGGCGGCAAGATGGAAAACGCCCCGGGGCCTGTGCCGCTCGAGAGCTTCGAGCAACACCCTTTCGTCCCGAACGTCCCCGACCGCGAGCGGTTCCACGACGCTCGCCCGGATCGGTTCCAGAGTCTCGGGAAAACGCGGCTTGCGTACGAGGCCCGTCACGCGGTGCCCCTGTTCGACGAGAAACCGTGCCAGATGCCCGCCGACGAAGCCCCCGATTCCGGTGACGAAAAACAGCACGGGAAGGTGCCCGCCCCCCTCAGGCCCGGCCGAAGTCGTCTCTCACCCGCACGACGTCCTCGAGCTCCGGCGTCGAAGCTTCGAGAACATCGGAAGTCTCCAGAGCCCGGACGCGGTGGAAAAGATACGGGTGGACGTGAAAACCCTGCCCCGGCACGAGCTCGATCCGCTCGAGCGTCGATTCCGAGCTGCCCACGAAAAGCTCGATCCTTCCGGTGAGAACGTACAGCGTCTCGTCTTTCTCGACGTGGTACTGCAAGCTCAAGGCCTTGCCCTGCTCGATGTGGAGGATCTTTCCCGCGTACCGGAGGGTCTCGGCCCAGACGAGCTCGTATCCCCAGGGCTTCGGAACCATGCGGGGGCGGAGTGGGAAAACCGCCATCACCCGCTCCAGTAGAGAAGAAAAGCCGCCGTGGCGACCCACAGAAGGACGTCCGCGAGGAGCGGTCCGTCCGTGAGCAGGAGTTGCGTCGGGTTACCCCCCTCTTCTCTCTGGTGGACGAGATAGAGGTAGCGGAAAATCCCGAAC
The sequence above is a segment of the Candidatus Binatia bacterium genome. Coding sequences within it:
- a CDS encoding N-methylhydantoinase, coding for MAIRKELRKKPKKRRAAGATPRSKKKIDPVTAEIIRGAMETIAYEMATHVSLTATTPILNQSNERNATILDARGCLAALSVGIPQFMLSSTLPVRFALEFFGRDGLYDGDVLVANDPYHGGGHLPDYNIFAPVFWEGELVLIASIQCHHADTGGGMPGGYNVDARDIWAEGVRFPAVKIFEKGVERKDITYFMKVNNRTPTFLGDLRAQVGAAQLGARRLKEVLARYGAETVRAAVDFMIEYAERRFKEEVRRWPDGVYESDVYVDHDPKGNKDIHIHCKVIVDGENLTVDFTGSDTRDNLQAYSTFGNTRGYVVAQLASMMDPDIPKNEGFFNSIRLIVPEGCCLNPPPDRSVAAGTHHPGTEVGEAIAKALEKVIPERCCPQIYKMGMPTVIFGVNPRTGQLFIDHSVDTFAAYCGAVYGQDGWGAMNVSFGNLIRATGEINESLFPVRHLSRDYATDTGGAGKWRGCPGSLYVKQVLAPCQIYTYVVGKKYPMPGIAGGKPGAPNRLKLRCGGPFEHEVESTAFYVPHEPGEWYEYRYGGGGGWGDPLERDPQKVLEDVLDEYVSVEGARRDYGVVLKGSLEELDLEVDWEATAELRRRMREEARSSGPSS
- a CDS encoding DNA-binding protein, which produces MFVLEKPLPRPTEDSAPYWEAARREELRLQKCQDCGHVRFPPSLLCPRCLSERAEWVRTSGRGTVYSFIVVHRPQHPAFQPDAPYNVAIVELEEGPRLHTNLVEVENSEIEIGMPVEVVFEKVNDEVTLPKFRPRRTENPGER
- a CDS encoding thiolase — its product is MVFSGKYSIVGVGCSRFGKIQGVSTMGFTLEAAKRALEDAGLGRDEVDGVLVLMPAVMGEQHGWASRVASFLGIEPTFCATMDLGGATACAMAQTAAAAIEAGYCRTVLCCFATQNWPQGVELRLFGSEFQVPYGDVGAMTFMAHLKRRQQYEWGYPDEVYGTIAVTWRRHAQQNPEAQMRKPMSLEDYFASRWVVEPLRLFDCCPNTDGGGAFVVTSTERGRDLAKPPVRILGAGQSHSSEIIRPAGASDSHWGGKKAAEQVYRSAGVGPTDLSFAQIYDAFTPRVVHDVVAYGFCAPHEVADFVLEGNLDFGGRLPSNTAGGLLSEGHLSGFGHVREAVRQLRGECGPRQVPNAELGLVTGYGGAPHEAPPTVSYSALVLAR
- a CDS encoding GDP-mannose 4,6-dehydratase, coding for MLFFVTGIGGFVGGHLARFLVEQGHRVTGLVRKPRFPETLEPIRASVVEPLAVGDVRDERVLLEALERHRPRGVFHLAAESSVRRGEEDPVGVFEVNALGTLRVLLSARSLGAECRVLVVSSAEVYGRPDRLEPLDERCPLRPVTLYGASKAAGEILAAQAADGYGLDVVRARPFNHTGPGQPSRFVCSDLARQVAEIEEGRRQVLEVGNVEIVRDFLDVRDAVSAYWKIWERGTRGAVYNVCSGTGRRISDVLADLRTLAGLSFESRSTTERIREVDVPWLVGDNAALRSLGWSPTVPWERTLHELLAEWRGRVRSIA